CGCCCGAAGGATATCGGGAACGTTCATATCGGGACCTTGGGGATCGTCGTTAGGTTGGCTGGCTGGCCCATGGGGCCGCACCCAGTGTATCGTGCTTTTGCAACGCCGCCAGGGCGCACGACCTGAACAATCCAGTGGGGGCTCGATGTACGACCTTCTTATCAAGGGCGGGACCGTCGTTGACGGGACGGGCACCGATGCGCGGACTGCCGACGTGGCGGTAACCGACGGGAAGATCGCTGAGGTCGGCAAGATTTCGGGCACAGCCAAACGGACCGTCGACGCCGACGGCCTGCTGGTAACCCCGGGGTGGGTCGACATCCATACCCACTACGACGGACAGGTCACGTGGGATCCGCTACTGACCCCGTCGTTTTGGCAAGGGGTCACGACCGCCGTCATGGGAAACTGCGGCGTCGGCTTCGCCCCGGCACGGCCCGACGGCCATGATTGGCTGATCGGCCTGATGGAGGGCGTCGAAGATATCCCCGGTGCCGCGCTGGCCGCTGGGGTGAAATGGGACTGGGAGACGTTTCCGGAATACCTCGACGCCGTCGAGCGCCACCCCCATGCGATCGACGTCGGATGCCAGATCGCCCACGGGCCGCTGCGCGCCTACGTCATGGGCGAACGCGGCGCACGCAACGAACCAGCAACACCGGCCGACATCGAGGAAATGGCACGGGTTGTTACCGACGCCCTTCATGCCGGGGCCCTCGGCTTCACGACCTCCAGGACACTGCTGCATCTTGCCGTCGATGGCGAGCCGGTGCCGGGCACCTGGGCACGCGAGGAGGAGTTGATGGCGATGGGCCATGCGATCGCCGCCGCCGGACACGGCATATTCGAACTAGCCCCCGCAGGTATTTCCGGTGACGACCTGATTGCCCCCGCCAAGGAAATGGCTTGGATGCGCAAAGTAGCGGCGGAAACCGGCGTGCCGGTGACTTTCTTGTTCGGCCAAAACAACAAGGCGCCCGACGCCTGGCGTGAGATGTTGAAGGAGTGCGAAGCGGCTGCCGCCGCCGGGGCCCGGGTTTATCCGCAAGTCTTCGGCCGTCCGACAACGCTGCTGTTCAGCTTCCAAGGGCCCAACCAGTTCATTCGCTTTCCGACCTACGCCGCCCTCAATACCCTGCCGCCTGCCGAGAAACTCGCCCGCCTACGCGATCCCGAAATTCGCGCGAAGATCCTGGGCGAAGCGGATCCGGTCGACGACGCCCTCGCCGACATGATTCAAGATGCCTGGGCCGAGACCTATGTGATGGGCGATGATTTCGATTTCGAACCGCCGACATCGCAAACCGTCTTGGCCATCGCCAAGCGCGAGGGCAGCGATCCGCGCGCGGTCGCCTACGACGAGATGCTGCGCAACGACGGGACCAACTACCTGATGTTTTGCGGCCTAAATTACAGCCAGGGCAGCCTCGACGCGCTGCACGAACAGCTCACCCACCCGTTGTCGATTATTGGCGGTGGCGACGGTGGCGCTCACGTCAGCTACATCTGCGATGCGAACGTCCCGACATTCCTGATGACTCACTGGGCGCGGGACCGTTCTCGGGGTCCGCGCATCCCGCTCGAAACAGTGGTCAAGAAACTGACATCCGAGACAGCAACGCTGTATGGTTTGCATGACCGTGGGGTCCTCGCGACGGGCATGAAGGCCGACATCAATTTGATCGACTTTGACAGGCTCCATGCGTCCAAGCCGTTCATGGTCAACGACCTGCCGACGGGGGCCCAACGCCTGATGGCAACCGCCGAAGGATACGTTAAAACCTTCGTGTCCGGTCGTGTCGTTCAGGAGAACGGTGCAGAAACCGGCGCACGCCCGGGTAAACTCGTTCGCGGCAAAGCCGCGGCCTGATTCCAATGCCCCAACAGAAGGACCCTCGATGAGCGGTACGACACTCTTCGAAAAGATCTGGAACGACCACGCGGTGCTCACCACCGAGGACGGTTACACCCTTCTCTACATTGGCCGTCACCTGGCCCATGACGGGTCGGGACACGCCTTCGGCTTTTTGGAGAAGCGCGGCCTCAAGGTGCGGCGGCCGGAGCTGACCTTCGCGACGCCCGACCACGGGGTGCCGACGACGAGCCATCGGCTTGAAGACATCACCGACCCGGTGCAGCGGCGCGCAGTGGAGACGTTGACCAAGAACGCCGCCAACCACAACGTCACGCTTTTCGATCTCGGCGATTCGCGCCAGGGCATCGTCCACGTCGTCGGACCCGAACAGGGTATCACCTTGCCCGGCCTGGTCATGGTCTGTGGCGATTCGCATACCTCGACCCACGGCGCGCTGGGGGCACTGGCCTTTGGTATCGGTGCGTCCGACGTCTTCCATGTACTGGCCACGCAAACGACGTGGCAGCGCAAACCCGACGCGATGCGTGTCACCGTCGAGGGCAAACGCCCCTTCGGCGTGACGGCCAAGGACATCATTCTGTCTATCATCGCTGAGATCGGAGCCAACGGCGCCGCGCGACATGTCGTGGAATATGCCGGCGAGGCGATCCGCGCACTGACCGTCGAGGAACGCTTGACGGTCTGCAACATGTCGATCGAAGCCGGCGCACGTGCCGGCATCGTTGCGCCCGACGAAACGACGTTCGCCTATTTGGAGGGACGCCCGTTCGCGCCGAAAGGGAAAGACTGGGAGAAGGCGCTGGATCAGTGGCGGGCGCTACCCTCCGACCCCGACGCCACGTTCGGTCGCGAAGTAACGATGGATGCGAGTACGTTCGCACCGATGCTGACCTGGGGCACAAGCCCCGAAGACGCGCTCCCCATAACCGGTACCGTCCCCGACCCTGATGCCGAGTCCAATCCCGAGCGGCGCATGGCGCTGCGCGCGACATTGGACTACATCGGACTGAAACCCGGAACCAAACTCGAAGACGTGCCGGTCGACCGAGTGTTCATCGGATCGTGCACCAATTCGAGGATCGAGGACTTGCGGGCTGCGGCGGCCGTCGCGCGTCAGGGCAAGGCCAAGGTCCCGGCAATGATCTCGCCAGGCTCGACATTGGTGAAGCTGCAAGCGGAGAAAGAAGGACTAGACGACGTCTTCCGCAAAGCCGGTTTCGAATGGCGCGAATCCGGGTGCTCAATGTGCGTCGGGATGAACGGCGACTTGGTCGCGGCGGGGGAACGCTGTGCCTCTACCTCCAACCGCAATTTCCCCGGTCGCCAAGGAAAGGGTGCACGCACCCACTTGATGAGCCCGGCGATGGCGGCGGCGGCGGCGCTGACGGGGCGCTTTACCGACGTGCGTACCTTTGCCGAGAAAGGCTGAGCGATGGAAAAGTTCACCACCTTGACTGCCGTTGCAGCGCCGATGGACCGGCCCAACATAGATACAGACCAACTTCTGCCGGCACGCTTCCTGCGCCGCCCCCGCGCGGAAGGGTTCGGCGACGTCCTCTTCATCGATCAACGTCTGAAAGACGACGGGACTCCTAATCCCGATTTCGTGCTGAACCAACCGGCCTACAAGGACGCACATATCATTGTGGCCGACCGCAATTTCGGCGGCGGGTCGAGCCGCGAAGGCGCGCCGTGGGCCCTGCTGGACTACGGCATCCGCTGCGTCGTCGCGTCGAGCTTCGGCGACATTTTCTACAACAACTCGCTTAAGAACGGGTTGTTGCCGGTGCGCCTGCCCGAAGACGCTGTGAAGGCAATCCGCCGCCAGCTCCATGACCAACCGGGCGCGACCGTCTCGGTGGATCTCGCGAAACAGACGGTGACCGCACCCGACGGCGTCGTGCATTCCTTCGACATCGAACCGTTCCGCAAGCAATCCTTACTCAAAGGGCTGGACGACATCGGGATGACCATGGAACACGAGGCGCAGATCGACGCATTCGAGGCGGGCTTTCGCGATCGTCACCCCTGGCTGTTTCGTCACGCCTAGAAAGGAATCCCCATGAGCGGCATAAGCGAAAAGAGCGCGCGCCTCGCCGGCGCCGTTCGCGGCGGCGAATTCGTCGTGGCGCCCGGCGTCTACGACATGATTTCGGCACGTTTGGCCGACCGGCTTGGCTTTCAGGCGCTATATATGACGGGCTACGGCACCGTCGCGTCGCACCTGGGCTTGGCCGACGCCGGCCTTGCGACCTATACCGACATGGTCGGCCGGGTGCGCCAAATCGCAAGCGGCACGGCAACGCCGTTGATCGCCGACGCCGATACCGGGTACGGCGGCTTGCTGAACGTCGCCCATACCGTGC
Above is a window of Alphaproteobacteria bacterium DNA encoding:
- a CDS encoding amidohydrolase family protein — encoded protein: MYDLLIKGGTVVDGTGTDARTADVAVTDGKIAEVGKISGTAKRTVDADGLLVTPGWVDIHTHYDGQVTWDPLLTPSFWQGVTTAVMGNCGVGFAPARPDGHDWLIGLMEGVEDIPGAALAAGVKWDWETFPEYLDAVERHPHAIDVGCQIAHGPLRAYVMGERGARNEPATPADIEEMARVVTDALHAGALGFTTSRTLLHLAVDGEPVPGTWAREEELMAMGHAIAAAGHGIFELAPAGISGDDLIAPAKEMAWMRKVAAETGVPVTFLFGQNNKAPDAWREMLKECEAAAAAGARVYPQVFGRPTTLLFSFQGPNQFIRFPTYAALNTLPPAEKLARLRDPEIRAKILGEADPVDDALADMIQDAWAETYVMGDDFDFEPPTSQTVLAIAKREGSDPRAVAYDEMLRNDGTNYLMFCGLNYSQGSLDALHEQLTHPLSIIGGGDGGAHVSYICDANVPTFLMTHWARDRSRGPRIPLETVVKKLTSETATLYGLHDRGVLATGMKADINLIDFDRLHASKPFMVNDLPTGAQRLMATAEGYVKTFVSGRVVQENGAETGARPGKLVRGKAAA
- the leuC gene encoding 3-isopropylmalate dehydratase large subunit — translated: MSGTTLFEKIWNDHAVLTTEDGYTLLYIGRHLAHDGSGHAFGFLEKRGLKVRRPELTFATPDHGVPTTSHRLEDITDPVQRRAVETLTKNAANHNVTLFDLGDSRQGIVHVVGPEQGITLPGLVMVCGDSHTSTHGALGALAFGIGASDVFHVLATQTTWQRKPDAMRVTVEGKRPFGVTAKDIILSIIAEIGANGAARHVVEYAGEAIRALTVEERLTVCNMSIEAGARAGIVAPDETTFAYLEGRPFAPKGKDWEKALDQWRALPSDPDATFGREVTMDASTFAPMLTWGTSPEDALPITGTVPDPDAESNPERRMALRATLDYIGLKPGTKLEDVPVDRVFIGSCTNSRIEDLRAAAAVARQGKAKVPAMISPGSTLVKLQAEKEGLDDVFRKAGFEWRESGCSMCVGMNGDLVAAGERCASTSNRNFPGRQGKGARTHLMSPAMAAAAALTGRFTDVRTFAEKG
- the leuD gene encoding 3-isopropylmalate dehydratase small subunit translates to MEKFTTLTAVAAPMDRPNIDTDQLLPARFLRRPRAEGFGDVLFIDQRLKDDGTPNPDFVLNQPAYKDAHIIVADRNFGGGSSREGAPWALLDYGIRCVVASSFGDIFYNNSLKNGLLPVRLPEDAVKAIRRQLHDQPGATVSVDLAKQTVTAPDGVVHSFDIEPFRKQSLLKGLDDIGMTMEHEAQIDAFEAGFRDRHPWLFRHA